Proteins encoded together in one Rhipicephalus sanguineus isolate Rsan-2018 chromosome 9, BIME_Rsan_1.4, whole genome shotgun sequence window:
- the LOC119406031 gene encoding protein O-linked-mannose beta-1,2-N-acetylglucosaminyltransferase 1: MTVAQQSSTSAGPGPGGTGLAGATLLRAGLYVRHVRHRRFLARTCQYLLLAILSVTVVINVMFIMDTSRKLQEDSPSQEGRHNALHLQDSLPKTLTIEVVSSQSKVSVTVDGTTILDDSEDNKGRGIHVLVLNQATGSVMAQRMFDTYSPHEDEAMALFLNMVSDGRVLIFTIKDEGTFQMKQPARDLLKRLGSKKSHVISWRDMWGMVTQKGGKMYGETYSKSPEFNSWGAPVLLKVEVPLVPVEESECDWPDNEENQRRRAFCNHIEGYGSVCSCADPAPLTFSPEPVPNNRVKDVPVAIVASNRPHYLYRMLRSLLSAHGVNPRMITVFIDGYFEEPLEVTKLFNIRGIQHTPIGMKNARISQHYKASLTATFNLFPDAQYAIVIEEDLDVSPDFFSYFSQTLRLLEEDDSIYCISAWNDQGYEHTSEDPAQLYRVETMPGLGWILKRSLYKEELEPRWPTPEKLWDWDMWMRLPDVRKGRECIVPDVSRTYHFGSSGLNMNSYFQDVYFKKHAFNTQPAVQLKEIDSVKKENYEQVIHDLLRRAIVLDHSKSPCEENFIPDTKGEVYVMFFKMNGLRDFSTWLQIAKCFKIWDLDPRGYHKSMWRLFMKGNHLLVVGVPNSTYSSFKPAKVTPIYLEGQKIDKDRLR; encoded by the exons ATGACAGTGGCCCAGCAGTCCTCCACATCGGCCGGCCCGGGCCCCGGCGGCACGGGACTCGCCGGGGCCACGCTGCTGCGAGCCGGACTCTACGTGCGACACGTGCGCCACAGGCGGTTCCTCGCCAGAACATGCCAG TACCTGTTGCTGGCAATCCTCTCTGTCACCGTGGTGATCAATGTGATGTTCATCATGGACACCAGCCGAAAGCTCCAAGAGGACTCGCCATCCCAGGAAGGCCGGCACAATGCTCTGCACCTACAAGACAGCTTGCCCAAGACACTCACAATCGAAGTCGTCTCGAGCCAATCCAAGGTGTCCGTCACTGTCGATGGAACCACG ATTTTGGATGACTCTGAAGACAACAAGGGTCGCGGCATCCACGTGCTCGTTCTCAATCAGGCAACG GGAAGTGTCATGGCACAACGAATGTTTGACACATACTCACCTCACGAAGATGAAGCCATGGCCCTCTTTCTCAACATGGTCTCAGATGGACGAGTGCTCATCTTTACTATCAAG GACGAAGGCACCTTCCAAATGAAGCAGCCAGCGAGAGACCTGCTGAAGCGACTGGGAAGCAAGAAGTCGCACGTCATCAGCTGGAGGGACATGTGGGGGATGGTCACACAGAAAGGAG GAAAGATGTATGGGGAGACGTACAGCAAGAGCCCAGAGTTCAACAGCTGGGGTGCGCCAGTGCTGCTCAAAGTCGAGGTTCCCCTGGTTCCCGTTGAAG AGAGCGAGTGCGACTGGCCCGATAACGAGGAGAACCAGCGTCGCCGGGCCTTCTGCAACCACATTGAGGGCTACGGCAGTGTTTGCAGCTGTGCCGACCCAGCCCCACTGACGTTCTCACCAGAACCT GTCCCGAACAACAGGGTAAAAGACGTGCCAGTGGCCATTGTTGCCAGCAATAGGCCCCACTACTTGTACAG GATGCTCCGGTCACTGCTGTCGGCTCACGGGGTGAATCCCAGAATGATCACAGTATTTATTGATGGGTACTTTGAG GAGCCATTGGAAGTCACGAAGCTGTTCAACATTAGGGGAATACAG CACACGCCAATAGGCATGAAGAATGCCCGGATATCTCAACATTACAAGGCTAGTCTCACTGCAACCTTCAACCTCTTTCCC GATGCTCAGTATGCCATTGTAATAGAAGAGGATCTGGATGTATCTCCAGACTTCTTCAG CTACTTTAGTCAAACGCTGAGGCTGCTCGAAGAGGACGACTCCATTTACTGCATTTCTGCTTGGAATGACCAG GGTTACGAGCACACAAGTGAGGACCCGGCACAGTTGTACAGAGTGGAGACTATGCCTGGTCTTGGATGGATCCTCAAGCGTAGCCTGTACAAGGAAGAGCTGGAACCCCGGTGGCCCACTCCTGAAAAG CTCTGGGACTGGGACATGTGGATGCGCCTGCCGGACGTTCGCAAAGGACGCGAGTGCATCGTGCCGGACGTGTCTCGGACATACCACTTCGGCTCGTCGGGCCTGAACATGAACTCCTACTTCCAAGACGTCTACTTCAAGAAGCACGCCTTCAACACCCAGCCTGCCGTTCAGCTGAAGGAGATTGACAG CGTCAAGAAGGAAAACTACGAGCAGGTGATCCATGACCTGCTGAGACGAGCCATTGTGTTGGACCACAGTAAAAGTCCATGCGAAGAGAATTTCATCCCTGACACAAAG GGGGAGGTCTACGTCATGTTCTTCAAGATGAACGGCCTCAGAGATTTCTCAACGTGGCTTCAAATTGCCAAG